Proteins from one Chroococcidiopsis sp. CCMEE 29 genomic window:
- a CDS encoding helix-turn-helix domain-containing protein: protein MAQASVSDYTYSLQHLMQRVGVPSFKALARASGVSERQLLRLRRGEVEKMRVDVLLKLSQALQVPLTDLVTTFSEVDLGSNHGSLPEVEQAVLKQEYQRLQAQLEQQRQALWQEFQQSSLQVLESWLLQWPTAAHKVQENPQLPAIRLLPLLRPMEQLLQQWGVEAIAPVGAELPYEPQMHQLLEGTAQPGESVKVRYTGYRQADKLLYRAKVSPLREG, encoded by the coding sequence ATGGCTCAGGCATCAGTGTCAGATTACACCTACTCATTGCAACATTTAATGCAGCGGGTGGGTGTTCCCAGCTTTAAAGCACTGGCGCGTGCCTCTGGGGTTTCGGAACGGCAGTTACTGCGGTTGCGACGGGGAGAGGTAGAAAAGATGCGTGTGGATGTGCTGCTGAAGCTGAGCCAGGCACTGCAAGTGCCATTGACAGATTTAGTGACAACTTTTTCTGAGGTAGACCTTGGCAGCAATCATGGATCGTTGCCAGAAGTAGAGCAAGCGGTATTAAAGCAAGAGTACCAGCGACTACAAGCCCAACTGGAACAACAGAGACAGGCACTTTGGCAAGAATTTCAACAGTCAAGTCTGCAAGTGCTAGAGTCTTGGTTACTGCAATGGCCCACAGCTGCCCACAAAGTTCAGGAAAATCCCCAACTGCCAGCGATTAGATTACTGCCTTTACTACGTCCGATGGAACAGCTGTTGCAACAGTGGGGGGTGGAGGCGATCGCACCAGTGGGAGCAGAACTGCCATATGAGCCCCAGATGCATCAACTCTTAGAGGGAACGGCGCAACCAGGCGAAAGCGTTAAGGTACGCTACACTGGCTACCGCCAAGCAGATAAGCTGCTTTACCGAGCTAAAGTCAGTCCGCTTCGAGAGGGTTAA
- a CDS encoding homogentisate phytyltransferase, with the protein MKKRTTEIQSKESISQISGQESLSQSKIWFEHLAGWLYAFWKFSRPHTIIGTSLSVLGLYLIAYATVTGNSIPSLLPTPVRAGLLDIFGSKQPWLYPPLLPVLGAWIACLCGNVYIVGLNQLEDVAIDQINKPHLPLAAGEFSRRTGQIIVAVTGILALLLAWLLGPFLLGMVSISLAIGTAYSLPPIRLKRFPFWAALCIFSVRGAIVNLGLFLHFSGVLQGSREIPPSVWALTLFILVFTLAIAIFKDIPDMEGDRQYHITTFTIALGKQRVFNLARWVLTACYLGIALASVLWLPSVNPIFLVSTHLVLLALMWWQSLKLDLQDKKAIAQFYQFIWKLFFLEYLIFPAACLLT; encoded by the coding sequence ATGAAGAAACGAACCACAGAGATACAGAGCAAAGAGTCGATCAGTCAGATTTCTGGACAAGAGTCTCTTAGTCAGTCAAAAATCTGGTTTGAGCATTTAGCTGGCTGGCTGTATGCTTTCTGGAAGTTTTCCCGACCTCACACAATTATTGGCACAAGTCTGAGTGTGTTGGGGTTGTATTTGATTGCTTACGCTACGGTAACAGGGAATAGCATTCCTTCTCTACTCCCTACTCCTGTACGGGCGGGTTTATTAGACATATTTGGGAGCAAACAGCCTTGGTTATACCCACCCCTACTCCCTGTTTTGGGGGCTTGGATTGCTTGTTTATGCGGCAATGTCTACATTGTGGGGCTAAATCAACTAGAAGATGTGGCGATTGACCAGATTAATAAACCACATTTACCGCTGGCTGCTGGGGAGTTTTCACGGCGGACAGGTCAGATTATTGTTGCAGTTACAGGCATCCTAGCGCTGCTGTTGGCATGGTTGCTAGGACCATTTTTGTTGGGGATGGTGAGTATTAGTTTGGCGATTGGGACTGCTTATTCTCTGCCACCCATCCGGTTGAAGCGGTTTCCTTTTTGGGCAGCGCTGTGCATTTTTTCGGTGCGGGGTGCGATTGTCAATTTAGGGCTGTTTTTGCATTTCAGTGGGGTATTGCAAGGAAGCAGAGAGATTCCGCCGTCGGTTTGGGCGCTGACGCTATTTATTTTGGTGTTTACGTTGGCGATCGCTATCTTTAAAGACATTCCTGACATGGAAGGCGATCGCCAGTATCACATCACCACTTTTACAATTGCACTGGGTAAACAGCGGGTGTTTAATCTAGCTCGTTGGGTATTAACTGCGTGTTATTTAGGCATAGCTCTAGCGAGTGTTCTGTGGCTACCCTCTGTCAATCCCATCTTCCTGGTTAGCACTCATTTGGTATTGCTTGCCTTAATGTGGTGGCAGAGTCTCAAGCTGGATTTGCAGGATAAAAAGGCGATCGCCCAGTTTTATCAATTCATCTGGAAACTCTTTTTCCTGGAATATCTTATCTTTCCAGCCGCTTGTCTTTTGACTTGA
- a CDS encoding sulfiredoxin, with protein MVKVQEIPLGKIKRPLPRQNDPNKVAALMESIQAIGQQEPIDVLEVDGQYYGFSGCHRFEACQRLGKETILARVRKAPRAVLKMHLA; from the coding sequence ATGGTAAAGGTACAAGAGATTCCCTTAGGGAAGATTAAACGACCCCTGCCGCGACAGAACGATCCAAATAAGGTAGCAGCATTAATGGAGTCGATTCAAGCGATCGGGCAGCAAGAACCGATTGATGTGTTAGAAGTTGATGGACAATATTATGGCTTTTCCGGTTGCCATCGGTTTGAGGCTTGCCAGCGGTTGGGCAAGGAAACAATTCTAGCTAGAGTCCGTAAGGCTCCCCGCGCTGTCCTGAAGATGCACTTGGCATGA
- a CDS encoding Dps family protein → MQTQDKTMPVNIGISEEDRKQIAEGLSRLLADTYSLYLKTHNFHWNVTGPMFQTLHLMFETQYTELAMAVDQIAERIRAVGYPAPGTYSDFAKLSSIQETPGVPKANDMIRLLVEGQEAVVRTARSIFPVVEKVNDEPTADLLTQRMQIHEKNAWMLRSLLEE, encoded by the coding sequence ATGCAAACTCAAGACAAAACTATGCCGGTCAATATTGGCATTAGTGAGGAAGATCGGAAACAAATTGCCGAAGGGCTTTCTCGTCTACTGGCAGACACCTACTCGCTATATCTCAAAACTCATAACTTCCACTGGAACGTCACAGGTCCGATGTTCCAAACCTTGCATCTAATGTTTGAGACACAGTACACAGAGCTAGCCATGGCTGTCGATCAAATAGCTGAAAGGATAAGAGCAGTAGGCTATCCAGCACCAGGCACTTACAGTGATTTTGCCAAGCTGAGTTCGATTCAAGAGACACCCGGAGTTCCCAAAGCGAACGACATGATCCGCCTACTGGTAGAAGGTCAAGAAGCCGTAGTGCGAACAGCTCGGTCTATCTTTCCGGTTGTTGAAAAGGTGAACGACGAACCCACTGCCGATCTATTGACCCAGCGGATGCAAATCCACGAGAAGAATGCCTGGATGCTAAGAAGTTTACTAGAAGAATAA
- a CDS encoding Dps family protein, whose amino-acid sequence MRPLNIGLTDEQRTGVINLLNRDLSDAYLLIIKTKKFHWDVVGPQFRSLHQIWEEQYQMLSDNIDSLAERVRALGGFPIGTAQGFLNNASLKEEPDNIPLATEMVARLVNDHEQVIRNLREHVDACSEQFHDEGTADFLTGLMEQHEEMAWMLRSFIEGESLQADGNQPTPQMASAAR is encoded by the coding sequence ATGCGTCCATTAAACATTGGTTTAACTGACGAGCAACGCACAGGCGTAATTAATCTATTGAATCGCGACCTGTCGGATGCTTACCTACTAATCATCAAGACGAAAAAGTTTCATTGGGATGTAGTCGGACCGCAGTTCCGCTCACTGCACCAAATTTGGGAAGAACAGTATCAAATGTTGTCGGATAATATTGATTCTCTAGCCGAGCGGGTGCGAGCATTGGGTGGTTTTCCAATCGGTACGGCTCAAGGCTTCTTGAACAATGCTTCCCTCAAAGAAGAGCCAGACAATATTCCCCTAGCAACTGAAATGGTAGCGCGGCTAGTAAACGATCATGAGCAAGTTATCCGCAATCTCCGCGAACACGTGGATGCTTGTTCTGAGCAATTCCACGACGAGGGAACAGCTGACTTCCTAACTGGTTTGATGGAGCAGCACGAAGAAATGGCATGGATGTTGCGTTCCTTCATCGAAGGTGAATCGCTCCAAGCTGATGGCAACCAACCAACGCCACAGATGGCTAGTGCAGCACGGTAG